In the Sulfurivermis fontis genome, GCAATGAGCACGGCGCCGATGTCGCGGGCGGTGGTGGTGGCGCAGCAGATGGTGGGCAAGCCCTATCGCTATGGTGGCAACACGCCGCGTGGTTTCGACTGCAGCGGGCTGGTGCAGTACTCCTACGGCCAGGCCGGCAAGGCCGTGCCGCGCAGCACCACTGAACAGTATTCCCGTACACGCACCATCCCCTATGCCCAGCGTGCCCCCGGTGACCTGCTGTTTTTCCGCATCGACGGCAAGCCCTCCCATGTCGGCATCTATCTGGGCAATGACCGTTTCGTACATGCCCCGTCCAGCGGTAAGCAGGTGGAGTACGCCTCCCTCGCCAACGACTACTGGAGCCGGCGTCTGGTCAAGGTGGGGCGGTTCTGAGATTCGGCCTATTCGCCGCGCCCTTGCGTGACGGTGGCATCGCCGTTTTGGTCCTGGCCGCGGTTCATCGGTCTCTGCCCCCCATGCTACACTTCGCCCTTGCCTGAGCTTACCCACGGCCGATCCCGATGAGCAGCGACACCCCCGCCCGCATCCGCGAAATCCCCTACAACTACACCTCCTTCTCCGACCGCGAGATCGTCATCCGTTTCCTCGGCGAGGAGATGTGGCAGGTGCTGAACCGCCTGCGCGCCGAGCGTGTCACCGGCCGTTCCGCCCGCATGCTGTTCGAGGTGTTGGGCGACATGTGGGTCATCACCCGCAATCCCTTCATCCAGGATGACCTGATCGAGAACAGCAAGCGCTGGGACTCCCTGGCCCATGCCCTGCATCACCGTCTGGATCAGATCGTCGCCCGTGCCGGCGGCAACGCGCTGGCCCTGCAGTTGGCCGACGCGGCGCGCGCCGCAGTACGCGAGTTCGAGAGCTGGCTGTCCAACCAGGCCGAGCGCCGGCGCCAGGTGCAGCGCCGCCTCTCCCGCGTCACGCGCAGGGACAACATCCAGTTCGATGGCCTGGCCCGCGTGTCCCACGTCACCGATGCCTCCGACTGGCGCGTGGAGTATCCCTTCGTCGTCGTCACGCCGGACAGCGAGGGTGAGGTGGCGGCCGTCGTCAAGGCTTGCATCGAACTGGGCCTCACGGTGATACCGCGTGGCGGCGGCACCGGCTATACCGGCGGCGCGGTGCCGCTGTATGCCGACTCGGCGGTGATCAACACCGAGAAGCTGACGCGCATGGACGAGGTGGAGCTGAGGGAGCTGCCCGGCGTGGCGCACAAGGTGCCGACCCTGTTCGTCGAGGCCGGCGTGGTGACGCGGCGCGTCGCCGAGCGCGCCGAGGCGGCCGGTTATGTCTTCGCCGTCGATCCTACCTCGCAGGACGCCTCCTGCATCGGCGGCAACATCGCCATGAATGCCGGCGGCAAGAAGGCGGTGCTGTGGGGCACCACCCTGGACAACCTGGCCTGGTGGCGTATGGTGACGCCGGATGCCGACTGGATCGAGGTGGAGCGTCTCAACCACAACTTGGGCAAGATCCACGAGCAGGAATACGCCGAGTTCCGCATCACACGTTTCGAGCCCGATGGCCGGACCCCGGTAGGCGAGGCGCAGATCCTGCGCATTCCCGGCCCCGAGCTGCGCAAGAGCGGCCTCGGCAAGGATGTCACCAACAAGTTCCTCGGCGGTCTGCCCGGCGTGCAGAAGGAGGGCTGTGACGGCCTGATCACCTCGGCGCGCTTCGTGGTGCATCGCATGCCGGCGCACATCCGCACCGTATGCCTGGAGTTCTTCGGCGCCGATCTGCGCCGGGCGGTGCCGGCCATCGTCGAGACCAAGGATTATCTGGACGGTCTGGACGGCGTGGTGCTGGCCGGCCTGGAGCATCTGGACGAGCGTTACGTGCGCGCGGTGAAGTACAGCACCAAGGCGCCGCGCAAGGAATTGCCCAAGATGGTGTTGCTGGCGGACATCGCCGGCGATGACGAGGATGCCGTGGCCGCCGCGGCCTCGGCGGTGGTGCGCCTGGCCAATGCACGCGAGGCCGAGGGCTTCATCGCGGTGAGCCCGGAGGCACGTCACCGTTTCTGGCAGGACCGCGCCCGTACCGCCGCCATCGCCGCCCACACCAACGCCTTCAAGATCAACGAGGATGTGGTGATCCCGCTGGAGAAACTGGGCGAGTACAGCGAGGGCATCGAGCGCATCAACATCGAGCAGTCGACGCAGAACAAGCTGCGCATGATCGATGCGGTGCTGGAGTATCTGGCCGGCGAGCTGTCGGAACTGGAGACCGCACCCGACTACGAGGCCAGTGCCGAGAATGACGCCATCGTCGCCGGCAAGAAACAGGCGGCACGCGAGCTGCTGCTGGCGGTGCAGGGGCGTTGGCAGGCGATCCTCGCCAACCTGGATGCGCCGGCCCTGGAGCACCCTGCCCTGGTGGGCAGCGAGCTGCTGCCCAAGATGCAGGCGGGGGACAGTCTGTTCAATCTGATGCAGCGGCGCGAACTGCGCATTTCCTATCGCCGCGAGGTGGAGCGGCCGCTGAAGGAGATCTTCTCCGGCCGTGACATGGCGCCGGTGCGTGAACAGCTCGATGCCATCCATGGCCGCATCCGTTCCAGCCGTCTGTTCGTCGCCACCCACATGCACGCCGGCGACGGCAACGTGCATACCAACATCCCGGTGCACTCCAACGACTACGCCATGCTGCAGGAGGCGGAGCGGGTGGTGGAGCGCATCATGGCCCTGGCCGAATCCCTCGGCGGCGTGATCTCCGGCGAGCATGGCATCGGCATCACCAAGTTCCAGTTCCTGCATCGGGATACCGTCGAGGCCTTCGCCGGCTACAAGCAGAAGGTGGACCCGGAGGGACGCTTCAACCGCGGCAAGCTGCTGGTCGGCGCCGGCCTCGACAACGCCTACACGCCGTCGCTGCGTCTGCTGCAGCAGGAGGCACTTATCCTGGAGGCGAGCGAGCTGGACCAGCTCAACAGCATGGTCAAGGACTGCCTGCGCTGCGGCAAGTGCAAGCCGGTGTGCAACACCCATGTGCCGCGCGCCAACCTGCTCTACTCGCCGCGCAACAAGATCCTCGCCACCGGTCTCATCATCGAGGCCTTCCTCTACGAGGAGCAGACCCGGCGCGGTATTTCGGTGCGCCACTTCGACGAAATGAACGACGTGGCCGACCACTGCACGGTGTGCCACAAGTGCGTCAATCCCTGCCCGGTCAACATCGACTTCGGCGACGTGTCGATCCTGATGCGCAACATCCTGCGCGCACGCGGCCAGAAGCGGCGCAGTGTCGGCACCGCCCTGTCCATGGCCTTCCTCAACGTCACCGACCCGCGCACCATCAAGCTGATGCGCACGGGACTGATCCAGTGGGGCTATGCCGCGCAACGCCTCGGCTACCGCCTGTTCAAGCGCTTCGGCCTGCTCGGCCGCGGCCGCCCGCAGGGCACCACCGGGCCGATGACGGTGCGCGCCCAGGTGGTGAATTTCGTCAGGAAGCCGATGCCGGCCAGTGTGCCGGCGCAGCCGATGCGTGCCCTGCTCGGGGTGGAGGACGCCAAGACCGTGCCCATCCTGCGCGACCCGCAGCGGGCCGGCGAAGATGCCGAGGCGGTGTTCTATTTCCCCGGCTGCGGATCGGAGCGCCTGTTCTCGGAAGTGGGCATGGCGACCCTGGCCATGCTCTTCCACAGCGGCGCCCAGGTGGTGCTGCCGCCCGGCTATCTGTGCTGCGGCTACCCGCAGACCTCGGCGGGCGATGCCGCGCGCGGCAAGCGTATCTCCACCGACAACCAGGTGCTGTTCCACCGCGTCGCCAATACCCTCAACTACATGGATATCAAGACGGTGATCGTCTCCTGCGGCACCTGCATGGACCAGCTGCAGACCTACCGCTTCAGCGAGATCTTCCCCGGCTGCCGCCTGCTCGACATCCACGAGTACCTGATGGAGCAGGGCGTCAAGCTGGAAGGCGTGCCGGGACAGCGGTTCCTCTACCATGACCCCTGCCACACGCCGATGAAGCGCCACAACCCGGTGAAGGTGGCGTCGACGTTGCTCGGCCAGGAGGTGCTGTTGTCCGACCGCTGCTGCGGCGAGGCCGGCACCTTCGCCATCAGCCGTCCCGACATTGCCAGCCAGGTGCGTTTCCGCAAGCAGGAGGAACTGCTCAAGGGGGTACGCCAGCTCACTGGCAAGGAGCGGGGCAACGGCGCGGTAAAGATCCTCACCTCCTGCCCGGCCTGCCAGCAGGGTCTGTCGCGCTACCGCGACGACACCGGCGCGGAGGCGGGCTATATCGTCGTGGAACTGGTGCGCCGGCTGCATGGTGACGACTGGCAGCAGCGTTTCATCGCTCAAGCGCAGCAGGGCGGCATCGAGCGGGTGTTGTTGTAAAGGAATACGGCACGCCGCCCTTGTATCTTGTATCTTGTAACTTGAATCTGTCTTCAATGAGGAGGAGTCCACATGAACAAGAACAAGCTGTTCGGCATCACCTTGGCAAGCGTCCTGGCCCTGGGTGCCGCCGCCCCTGCGGCCGCCGAGGACGAACCCATCGTCAACATCAAGCGCCTGTCCATGGAGATGGCCCTCAAACTGGCCCAGGCCGCCATTGCCCAGTGCCGCAAGGAAGGGATACAGATTGGTGTCACGGTAATCGATCGTGGTGGTCACCCGCAGGTGGTGCTGCGCGACGTGCTGGCACCGGACCTGACGCTGACCATCAGCCGGCAGAAGGCCTATACCGCCATGTCCTTCAACAGCCCGACCTCCGCCATGGAGAACCGCTTTACCCAGCCGTTCTCGGTGGGTAAGGTGGAGGGGCTGGTGTTCAGCGCCGGCGGCCTGCCCATCACGGCGGGCGGTATGATCCTCGGCGGCGTCGGCGTCAGCGGCGCCCCCACCGGCGAGCAGGACGAGCGCTGTGCCCGTAGCGGCCTGGAGAGCATCACCGCCGATCTGGAGATGGGCGCGTTCTGATGTCGTGGCCTGTAGGAGGCGGATCCTCTCGGTGAATGGCACCTGCCCAGGCGCGCCTTCGCCCACGGAGTGGGCTCCTACGGTTTTCTCGCTAGCGGTCCAACGAGCGGCAGGTGCCGCGCAACGAAAGGAGCAGTCATGTATCTCAAGCATGCAGCCAGCGGCGATCTGGTGGAGATCCTGGATATCAACTCCCTGGTCGACCCCTACCGCAAACAGGTGGCGGGTCGCTTTCATGCCGGCGAGGAGTTGCAGGATCCGGCCAATTTCGCCAAGAACGAGTTGATGTTCCCTTCCGGCGAGGCCTTGCCGCGTTGCTGGGTCGACCCCAGCTACCGCTGAGCTGTATTTACTTCCCGTTGTCCTTTCCGGAGCCCGATGAGCGGGCTCCCGTTTACTTTTGCCGTTTTCTACCGTTCAACGGCGTCCCTCCTGCAACTGCAGTGACTGCCTGAGCCGGCAGGAAAAAAAACGGCCACCCGAAGGTGGCCGTTTTGATTTATTGTAGGAAGAAGGATTACTTCTTCTTGGCCGCTGCCTTCTTCTTCGGCGCAGCCTTCTTCTTGGCTACGGCCTTCTTCTTCGGCGCAGCCTTCTTCTTGGCCGCTGCCTTCTTCTTCGGTGCAGCCTTCTTCTTGGCCGCTGCCTTCTTCTTCGGTGCAGCCTTCTTCTTGGCTACGGCCTTCTTCTTCGGCGCAGCCTTCTTCTTCGGTGCAGCCTTCTTCTTGGCTACGGCCTTCTTCTTCGGCGCAGCCTTCTTCTTGGCCGCTGCCTTCTTCTTCGGTGCAGCCTTCTTCTTGGCTACGGCCTTTTTCACAGCCTTCTTCTTGGCGGCTGCCTTCTTCTTGGGGGCGGCCTTCTTAGCTGCCTTCTTGCGGGCCGCGGGTTTCTTGGTGGCGGCCTCGGCGGTTGCCGGTTTATTGGCCTCGTTCTGCTCTGCTTCCATGGTTTTTTCCCCCTTGTGCTTGGTTGAGGTTTTCAAGGTTCGGATAATCGCATCGAAGATCTCGTCGATCTCACCGATGCCGTTGATTGTATGGAGTTTCCCTTGCCGACGGAAGTACTCGATCAGCGGAGCGGTCTGCGCCTCGTAGACGCGCAGGCGGTTGCCGATGGTTTCCTCGTTGTCGTCGGCGCGGTGGCGCAGGTTGCCGCCGCACTTGTCGCAGCGATCCTCCAGACGGGGTGGCGAGGTATAGATGTTGTACATCTGGCCGCAGGACTCACAGGTACGGCGGCCGGTCAGACGCTGCAGCAGGATGTCGAAGTCGACATCGATGAGCAGTGCGGACTCGATAGGCATCCCCAGCTTGGCCAGCATGGCGTCCAGCGCCTCGGCCTGGGGGATGTTGCGCGGGAAGCCGTCGAGGATGAAGCCCCGCTTGGCGTCCGGCTGCGACAGGCGTTCCTCGATGATGCCGAGGACGATGTCGTCCGATACCAGCTGACCTGCTTCCATGGCCGCCTTGGCACGCTGGCCGAGGGGGGAGTTGGCGGCTACCGCCGCGCGCAGCAGATCACCGGTGGAAATTTGTGGAACGTGATATTTGTCGACCAGCAGTTTGGCCTGTGTACCCTTGCCCGAGCCGGGCGCCCCCAACAATACGATTCTCATGTATCCCTCTCTGTCAGGTGACCTAAGCGGCAGTTATATAGGATTCTTAAGTTTTTTCCATGCCCACATACACAAAATGCATTACCTTTACAAGTAGCATGCGATTAAGCTAATCGCACTTATTATCCAAGTCAATGTATCCGAGTGAAATTGATATAAAAAATGCGTTGTAACGGCGTTGGTGAGCGATGAATTCCGTCCCTGACTTTACCGAGTCCGAACTGTGGACCGTGCGCGACACCCTCAAGCAGCGTTACGGCCATGACGTCGAGATCGAAATGGGCGATGCCGAACTGCGGCTCGACCCCCATTCCAGCACCCTGACCCCGTGCCCCGTTGTATTCTGGCGCGACGGCGGCGGCACCAACTTCGTCATCTTCAAGGTGGGCGACCGGCGCTACCGCAGCCAGTTCTTCTACCGGGTACACCAGCAATTCGGCACCGGCATAGACGAGTTCGACAATCTGGCCGAGTGCACGGTCACCCTGCTGCAGGTGCAGGCGGACCACGAGGCGAAGCAAACGGCAAAACAAGACCGCTAATTCACTATCGAACGGGAGCAACCAAGCACCATGGCAAAGAAAAAGAATGCCTTCTATGCCCAGTCCGGCGGCGTGACCGCCGTCATCAACGCCTCCGCTTGCGGCGTCATCGAGACCGCCCGCAAGCACAAGGACAAGATCGGCAAGGTCTACGCCGGCCGCAACGGCATCATCGGCGCCCTCACCGAGGACCTCATCGACACCTCCAAGGAGTCCGCCAAGGCCATCGCGGCCCTGCGCCACACCCCGTCCGGCGCCTTCGGCTCCTGCCGCTTCAAGCTCAAGAGCCTGGAGCAGAACAAGGCCGAGTACGAGCGTCTGATCGAGGTGTTCAAGGCCCACAACATTGGTTATTTCTTCTACAACGGCGGCGGCGACTCGGCCGACACCTGCTACAAGGTGTCCCAGCTGTCCGAGGCCATGGGCTACCCGGTGCAGGCCATCCACGTGCCCAAGACCGTGGACAACGACCTGCCGATCACCGACAACTGCCCCGGTTTCGGCTCGGTGGCCAAGTACATCGCGGTCTCCACCCTGGAGGCGACCTTCGACGTGCGCTCCATGTGCGCCACCTCCACCAAGGTGTTCGTCCTGGAAGTGATGGGCCGCCATGCCGGCTGGATCGCCGCCGCCGGCGCCATGGCCTCGACCAAGGATCAGGAGTTGCCCATCGTGGTGCTGTTCCCCGAGGTGGAGTTCGATCAGGCCAAGTTCCTGGCCAAGGTCGACGACATGGTGAAGAAGTTCGGTTACTGCACCGTGGTGGTGTCCGAGGGCTGCCACTGGCCGGACGGCAAGTTCCTGGCCGAGCAGGGGACCCGCGATGCCTTCGGTCACGCCCAGCTGGGCGGTGCCGCCCCGGTGGTCGCCAACATGATCAAGGACGCCCTGGGCTACAAATTCCACTGGGGGGTGGCGGACTACCTGCAGCGCGCCGCCCGCCACATCGCCTCCAAGAGCGACGTGGAGCAGGCCTACGCCATGGGCAAGGCGGCGGTGGAGTTCGCCCTCAAGGGCCACAACTCCGTGATGCCGACCATCGAACGCGTCTCCAGCAGCCCCTACAAGTGGAAGGTGGGCATGGCGCCGCTGTCCAAGGTGGCCAACGTCGAGAAGATGATGCCGAAGAACTTCATCACCAAGGACGGTTTCGGGATTACCGACAAGTGCCGCGAATATCTGCTGCCCCTCATCAAGGGCGAGGATTACCCGCCGTACAAGAACGGTCTGCCGCAGTACGCGACGCTCAAGAATGTCGCGGTGGCGAAAAAACTCAAAACAACCTTTGAGTTGAAGAAGTGATGGTGACAAAGGGGAGCGTAAGCTCCCCTTTGTGCTTTATGGGGCGTAATTGCGTTTAGTCAGTTTCTGTTCAAAAACAAATGCACCAAAACAGGAGGAAGCGAGCATGAGTAGTGGATTGTGGTTTGCGTTGGCCTGTGCCGTCGCGGCACTGGTATATGGCGCGGTGTCCATCAAGTGGATACTGGGCAAGCCCACCGGCAACGACCGTATGCGGGAGATCGCCGCGGCGGTGCAGGAGGGCGCGCAGGCGTATCTGAACCGCCAGTACACCACCATCAGCATCGTCGGCGTGGTGTTGTTCGTGGTCATCTTCGTGGCGCTGGGCTGGCAGACGGCCGTCGGCTTTGCTCTCGGTGCGGTGCTGTCCGGTGTCACCGGCTATATCGGCATGAATGTGTCGGTGCGTGCCAACGTACGCACCGCGCAGGCCGCCAGCGAAGGCCTGAATGCCGCGCTCAATGTGGCGTTCAAGGGCGGCGCCATCACCGGTCTGCTGGTGGTCGGTCTGGGCCTGCTCGGCGTGGCCGGTTACTACGCCGTGCTCACGGCCATGGGCGCCAGCTCCAGCGAAGCCACCCACGCCCTGGTCGGCCTGGCCTTCGGCAGCTCGCTGATCTCCATCTTCGCCCGTCTCGGCGGCGGCATCTTCACCAAGGGCGCCGACGTCGGCGCCGACCTGGTGGGCAAGGTCGAGGCCGGTATCCCCGAGGATGATCCGCGCAACCCGGCGGTTATCGCCGACAACGTGGGCGACAACGTGGGCGACTGTGCCGGCATGGCCGCCGACCTGTTCGAGACCTACGCGGTGACGGTGATTGCCACTATGTTGCTGGGTGGCCTGATGATCACCGGCTCCCCCGAGGCGGTGATCTATCCGCTGGTCCTCGGCGGTGTGTCCATCATCGCCTCCATCGTCGGTACTTTCTTTGTCAAGGCGCGCGATGGCGGCAAGATCATGAACGCGCTGTATCGCGGCCTGATCGTCTCCGGTCTGCTGGCGGTGATCGCCTTCTACCCGGTGACCACCATGATCCTGGGCGAAGGTGTCCAGATTGGCGACAAGATGGTGTCGTCGATGAACCTGTATCTGGCCTCGCTCATCGGCCTGGCCCTGACTGCGGCGATGGTGTGGATCACCGAGTACTACACCGCCACCGAGTTCAGCCCGGTGCGTCACATCGCCCAGGCCTCCACCACCGGTCACGGCACCAACGTCATCGCCGGCCTCGGCGTGTCGATGAAGGCCACCGCCGCCCCGGTGCTGGCCGTGTGCGCCGCCATCGGTGCCGCCTACGCGCTGGGTGGCCTGTACGGCATCGCCATCGCCGCCACCTCCATGCTGTCCATGGCCGGCATCATCGTGGCGCTGGATGCCTACGGTCCGGTGACCGACAACGCCGGCGGCATCGCCGAGATGGCCGAGCTGCCGGAGGCGATCCGCAACATCACCGACCCGCTGGATGCGGTGGGTAACACCACCAAGGCCGTGACCAAGGGCTACGCCATCGGCTCCGCCGGTCTGGCCGCCCTGGTGCTGTTCGCCGACTATACCCACGCCCTGACCGGCGCCGGCAACGCCGTGCTGAGCTTCGACCTGTCCAACCACATGGTGATTATCGGCCTGTTCATCGGCGGCATGGTGCCCTACCTGTTCGGCGCCATGGGCATGGAGGCCGTCGGTCGCGCCGCCGGTTCCATCGTGGTGGAGGTGCGCCGTCAGTTCAAGGACATCCCGGGCATCATGGAAGGCAAGGCCAAGCCGGAATACGGCACCTGTGTCGACATGCTGACCAAGGCCGCCATCAAGGAGATGATCATCCCGTCGCTGCTGCCGGTCGCCGTGCCGGTGGTCGTCGGTCTGCTGCTGGGGCCGCAGGCTCTTGGCGGCGTGCTGGTGGGTACCATCGTCACCGGCATCTTCGTGGCCATCTCCATGACCACCGGCGGTGGCGCCTGGGACAACGCCAAGAAGTACATCGAGGAAGGCAACTTCGGCGGCAAGGGTTCCGAGGCCCACAAGGCGGCGGTGACCGGCGATACCGTCGGTGACCCCTACAAGGATACCGCCGGCCCGGCAGTGAACCCGCTGATCAAGATCATCAATATCGTGGCGGTGCTCATCGTGCCCCTGCTGTAAGGAGACAGGTACGAGGGACAAGGGACGGGGTACGAGGGAAGGAGCGGGCTGCGCCCGCAGTGTATGTGAAAGGCCGCGGGCGCAGCCGCACCCCCCCTCGTATCTCGTAACTCGTCCCTTTTATGCAGTTATAAGGCCGGTATATAATGCCGGCCTTTTCTTTTGCCATTCCGCACGAGGTTTTCCCCATGAATCTGGACCGCGTGACGTCCGGCAAGGACGTCCCCAACGACATCAACGTCATCATCGAGATCCCGGCCCATTCCGACCCGGTGAAGTACGAGGTGGACAAGGAGACCGGTGCCATGTTCGTGGACCGCTTCATGAACACCGCCATGCACTACCCCTGCAACTACGGTTATGTGCCGCACACCCTGTCCAACGACGGCGACCCGGTGGACGTGCTGGTGGTGACCCCGGTGCCGCTGATCCCCGGTTCGGTGATCCGCTGCCGTCCGGTGGGGGTGCTGAAGATGACCGACGAGTCCGGCGACGATGCCAAGGTGCTGGCGGTGCCCATCGACAAGCTGTGCCGCATCTTCCGCCAGGTGAAGGATATCGGTGACGTGTCGCCGGCGCTGCTGGAACAGATCGCCCACTTTTTCGAGCACTACAAGGACCTGGACGAAGGCAAGTGGGTGCGCGTGCAGGGTTGGGAAGGCGTCGAGGAGGCCAAGGCCGAGATCATGGCCAGCGTGCAGATGTACAAGGACGCGCCGGTCAAGCCCAACTTCTGATACTTCAGAGACGAGAGAAAAGATACGAGATACGAGGAAAGGCACGCGTAGCGCTCATTCCCTTTTATCTTTCAGCTTGTATCTTTTCTCTGCTCCTTCTGCTGGCGCAGTCGAGCCGACTGCAATTCCAGCGTATGCCGTACCAGGGCATCGCGGGCCACTTCCGCCAGCTGGGTGAACTCCACGCCGATGCGGTAGGGCAGCGGCGTCGTGTGCCCCGTTTCGGTGCAGTGCACCACCCGGCCCAGGGCGTTGATTACGGTGTGGCCCGGAAACAGCATCAGGCGCAATTCCAGCTTGCTTTCCGGGGGCAGTGGTTCGGTGCGGTAAAAGGCGATGCCGCTGCCGCTCAGGTTGACTTTGTGGTTGGGGCCGCTGATGTGGCCGAGCTGGCTGCCGAGCAGGGCGCGGCTGAGCAGTTCGACCTTGCGGTCGATGATCGCCAGGTACTGGCCCACTTCCGGATCGCGCTTGCGGATTTGCGCCAGGATGCTGCTCGACTGGCTGGTCAGGCCGTGCAGCTGCAGGGCCAGCGCCGAGGTGTCCTGACGTGAGCCGGCCGGCTGTTGCAGGCGCTGCTGATAGTCCTCCTCCGGCAACTGGCGGTATTCCAGATAGACCTCGTCGTCGATGCGGAAAAAGCGGCGGCGTTCCTGACCGCGTCCGGGCATGACTGTATTCATGGCGTTTCACTCCGATCCTTGATGCGTATTTCCACACGGCGATTGCGCGCACGGTTGGCCTCGCTGTCATTGGGCAGCAGCGGTCGAGCGTCGCCATAACCTTCGGCGATGAGCCGTTCTGCGGCGACGGTGTGCATTTCGAGCAGCCGGTGTACCACCGACACGGCGCGGGCGGTGGACAGATCCCAGTTGGAACGGAAGCGTGCCGTGCTGATGGGGCGATCGTCGGTGTGGCCG is a window encoding:
- a CDS encoding PilZ domain-containing protein — translated: MNTVMPGRGQERRRFFRIDDEVYLEYRQLPEEDYQQRLQQPAGSRQDTSALALQLHGLTSQSSSILAQIRKRDPEVGQYLAIIDRKVELLSRALLGSQLGHISGPNHKVNLSGSGIAFYRTEPLPPESKLELRLMLFPGHTVINALGRVVHCTETGHTTPLPYRIGVEFTQLAEVARDALVRHTLELQSARLRQQKEQRKDTS